In one window of Cytophagaceae bacterium ABcell3 DNA:
- the gldL gene encoding gliding motility protein GldL — translation MSKSKGGFADVFFNKVMPMVYGLGGAVVIVGALFKIMHWPGAGLMLIIGLGTEALIFVISAFQPVHKDPDWARVYPQLADNYDEEYEEEEEEDGLIPAGSGVTRKLDDMLADANINEDVIGRLGQSFEALSTTVSGMKDITDASVASNEYANNVKTASQSLLDMNSSYARTAEAMAEMANASTDAKEYHAQVQNITKNLGALNAVYEMELSDANNHIRAMNKFYSNLSSAMENMADASKDTEQFREELGKLSKNLTSLNNVYGNMLTAMKG, via the coding sequence ATGAGTAAAAGTAAAGGTGGTTTTGCAGATGTGTTCTTTAATAAGGTCATGCCTATGGTATACGGCCTTGGTGGTGCAGTTGTAATCGTTGGAGCACTATTTAAAATTATGCACTGGCCTGGTGCTGGTCTAATGCTTATCATTGGTCTTGGTACTGAAGCTTTGATCTTCGTAATTAGTGCCTTCCAGCCTGTACACAAAGATCCAGACTGGGCTAGAGTTTATCCTCAATTGGCAGATAATTATGACGAAGAGTATGAAGAAGAAGAAGAAGAGGATGGATTAATTCCTGCAGGTTCTGGTGTTACAAGAAAGCTTGATGATATGTTAGCTGACGCTAATATCAATGAAGATGTTATCGGTAGACTTGGTCAAAGCTTTGAAGCTCTTTCTACAACTGTTTCTGGTATGAAAGATATCACTGATGCATCTGTTGCTTCTAATGAATATGCTAACAATGTTAAGACTGCTTCTCAGTCACTACTTGATATGAACAGCTCTTATGCTAGAACTGCTGAAGCTATGGCTGAAATGGCTAACGCTTCTACAGACGCTAAAGAGTATCACGCTCAGGTTCAAAATATCACTAAAAACCTTGGTGCTTTGAACGCTGTATACGAAATGGAACTTTCTGACGCTAACAACCACATTAGAGCTATGAACAAGTTCTACAGCAACCTTTCTTCTGCTATGGAGAATATGGCTGATGCAAGCAAAGATACTGAGCAGTTTAGAGAAGAGCTTGGCAAACTGTCT